A stretch of DNA from Parvularcula bermudensis HTCC2503:
CGAGACTGGCCGCGATGATGAGGCGACGGGCGGTCAGACTCTCCCCCTCATCGCCGAACCGCACGGTAAAGCCACCTTCGGGCAGGGGCGTCGCACCGATAAAGGGGGTTCCAAGAACAACCTGGCCGCCCGCATCTTCGATCCGTCCCCTGAGGGCGAGCATGTAGGAATGGCTGTCAAAAAGACCGCTCTCGGGGGAGAGGAGGGCGGCGGTGGTCGTCGATAAATTGGGTTCGAGCGCGCGCGCCTGATCGCCGGTGAGCGGCGCCATCGCTTCGACGTCATTCGTGCGGGCCTGGTGGAGAATTTTGTCAAGCCGAGGTTCTTCGTCCGTATGCGTGGCGACAACCAATTTGCCGCATTTAGCGTAAGGAACATGGTGGGTGTCGAGAAAATCGTAGAGCTGACGGCGTCCCTCAACGCATAGGCGCGCCTTCAACGACCCCGTGGGATAATAAAGACCGGCGTGAATGACCTCTGAATTGCGGGAACTCACCCCGCTGCCAATGCCCATGGCGCGATCGATGACGATAACCTCATGGCCTTGGGTCGCCAGGGCAAAGCCCGTGGCAAGCCCAACGGCGCCCGCCCCGACGACGATCGCATCGATATCCATAAGACCTCCGTCCGTCAGCGTGATCAGGAAAGGGTAGGGAGCCCCCCGGGGGGACGCAATGCTCCCCGGGGCCCGCGATCGAAAGTCGCGGTCGGCGATCACAGGCCCCCCCATTGCGGCAAGCCAGGCGATATGCCTATGGTCCGACAATAGCCGAGGGGCACCCCGTCGCGAATCGCGGGGTTGAGACGCACCCTTTGAACCTGATCCGGCTGACACCGGCGGAGGGACGGCGAGATCGACCGAGCGCAATCGACCAAGCTCAACGGTTATTCTCGTCTCAATGTGCCTGCCGTTGCCGAGCCACGAAGAGCGAGAGTGTGACGACGATCCTTATCGACCCCCAATTTTGCGGACCACGCCTGAGCGGCAATGGTGGTTATGTCAGCGGTCTCCTCGCCTCGATCATCGGGGGGCCGGCTGAAACCCGCCTGTCTGCGCCGCCGCCGCTTGCCACACCGCTCGATGTCGCGTCGGAGGGGGAGCGGGTCGTGCTGCGCCAAGGGGAGGCCATGATCGGCTGGGCCAGGCCGGCGCAGCCCGAGGTGACCTCGCCTCCTCGTCCCTCGTCCGAGGCCTTAAGCGCCGCCCGCCAGCATTATCTCGATTGGGCCGAGGAGGGGCATTATCTTCCCTATTGCTTCGTCTGCGGACATAAGAGGCGACCGGGGGAGGCGCTGCGGATCTTTGCCGGGCCAATCGACGGGACGCCGGTGAATGCGGATCTTTGGCAACCGGACACATCCCTGGCGGCAGCAGATGGTCTTGTGGATACGCCCTTCCTATGGGCGGCCCTTGATTGCCCCTCAGCCCATTCGCTTCGCCTCGCGCCCGGCACCCTCGTCCTTCTTGCGGGCATGACGGCCCAAATCTATCGCCGACCGGCACCGGGGGAGGCCTTGGTCGCCGCTGGCTGGCCGGTGGAAAGCCGTGGGCGGCGCCACCGGGCCGACAGTGCGCTTCTCGACGAAGCGGGGGAGCCCATCGCCGTTGCCAATGCGCTGTGGGTGACCGTCCCGCCTCAATTATTTGCGTCATTGACCGCCGAGAATGCGGACAATGCGCCCTTCAATTCCCCCTATGTGGAAGGAGACGATCGATGAATAAGCCGACAAGTCAGGCGGAATTCGCCACGCCGCGGGTCACGACCGGGCCCCTCCCGGCCAGCCAAAAGGTCTATGTGCAGAGCGATCGGTTCGATGACGTGGCCGCGCCCGTGCGCTACATCTCCGTCCATCCGTCGGCCAATGAGCCGCCCCTCCCCGTTTACGACTCCACCGGCCCTTATACGGAGGACGGGTTTGAGGCGGCGGTTGAGCAGGGGCTGCCCCGGAAACGGACGGCCTGGATTCTCGAACGTGGGGGGGTGGAAACCTATGAAGGTCGGCAGATCACGCCGGAGGACAATGGCGGCGCCACCGGCGACTATCTGGCGAGGGCCTTTCCCAGGGCCCATTCTCCCATGCGTGAGGTCGAAGGGGGGGATGGCAAGGCGCGCCTCCTCACCCAACTCGACTATGCGCGGGCGGGGATTGTCACCAAGGAGATGGAATATATCGCCATCCGCGAAAATCTAGGGCGGCGGCAGGCAGCGGCACATGCCGCCGAGACGCTTGCCGATGGCGAGAGCTTTGGCGCGGAGATCCCCGAATTTGTCACCGCCGAATTCGTTCGGGATGAGGTGGCGCGCGGCCGGGCCGTCATACCGGCCAATATCAACCACCCCGAAGCGGAGCCGATGATCATCGGCCGGAATTTCCTTGTCAAAATCAACGCGAATATTGGCAATTCGGCGGTCACCTCGTCGGTTGAGGAAGAAGTGGACAAGATGGTCTGGGCGACCCGCTGGGGCGCCGACACGGTGATGGATTTGTCCACCGGCCGCAACATTCACAATACACGGGAATGGATCATCCGAAATTCGGCCGTCCCCATCGGAACGGTCCCGATCTATCAGGCTCTCGAAAAAGTTGGCGGGGTCGCCGAGGATCTAACCTGGGAGGTTTATCGCGATACGCTGATCGAACAATGTGAGCAGGGGGTCGACTATTTCACCGTCCATGCCGGGGTCCGCCTGCCCTTTATTCATCTGACAGCGGATCGTGTGACCGGGATCGTCTCCCGCGGGGGCTCGATCATGGCGAAATGGTGTCTCGCTCACCATAAGGAGTCTTTTCTCTACACCCATTTCGAAGAGATCTGCGAGATCATGCGGCGCTATGACGTCACCTTCAGCCTGGGGGACGGATTGCGACCGGGTTCGACCGCCGACGCCAATGACCGGGCACAATTTGCGGAACTCGAAACTCTGGGCGAATTGACCAAGATCGCCTGGCGGTACGGTGTCCAGGTGATGATCGAGGGGCCGGGCCATGTCGCCATGCACAAGATCAAGGCGAATATGGACAAGCAGCTCAAGGTCTGCGGCGAGGCGCCTTTCTATACCCTGGGTCCTCTGACGACGGATATTGCGCCGGGCTATGATCACATCACCAGCGGGATCGGCGCGGCCATGATCGGCTGGTTCGGGACGGCCATGCTTTGCTATGTGACGCCTAAGGAGCATCTGGGTCTCCCCGATCGTGACGACGTCAAGACGGGCGTCATTACCTATAAGCTCGCGGCCCATGCGGCGGATCTCGCCAAGGGGCACCCGGCTGCAAGGTTAAGGGATGATGCCCTGTCGCGGGCGCGCTTTGAGTTCCGGTGGGAAG
This window harbors:
- a CDS encoding PaaI family thioesterase, whose product is MTTILIDPQFCGPRLSGNGGYVSGLLASIIGGPAETRLSAPPPLATPLDVASEGERVVLRQGEAMIGWARPAQPEVTSPPRPSSEALSAARQHYLDWAEEGHYLPYCFVCGHKRRPGEALRIFAGPIDGTPVNADLWQPDTSLAAADGLVDTPFLWAALDCPSAHSLRLAPGTLVLLAGMTAQIYRRPAPGEALVAAGWPVESRGRRHRADSALLDEAGEPIAVANALWVTVPPQLFASLTAENADNAPFNSPYVEGDDR
- the thiC gene encoding phosphomethylpyrimidine synthase ThiC gives rise to the protein MNKPTSQAEFATPRVTTGPLPASQKVYVQSDRFDDVAAPVRYISVHPSANEPPLPVYDSTGPYTEDGFEAAVEQGLPRKRTAWILERGGVETYEGRQITPEDNGGATGDYLARAFPRAHSPMREVEGGDGKARLLTQLDYARAGIVTKEMEYIAIRENLGRRQAAAHAAETLADGESFGAEIPEFVTAEFVRDEVARGRAVIPANINHPEAEPMIIGRNFLVKINANIGNSAVTSSVEEEVDKMVWATRWGADTVMDLSTGRNIHNTREWIIRNSAVPIGTVPIYQALEKVGGVAEDLTWEVYRDTLIEQCEQGVDYFTVHAGVRLPFIHLTADRVTGIVSRGGSIMAKWCLAHHKESFLYTHFEEICEIMRRYDVTFSLGDGLRPGSTADANDRAQFAELETLGELTKIAWRYGVQVMIEGPGHVAMHKIKANMDKQLKVCGEAPFYTLGPLTTDIAPGYDHITSGIGAAMIGWFGTAMLCYVTPKEHLGLPDRDDVKTGVITYKLAAHAADLAKGHPAARLRDDALSRARFEFRWEDQFNLGLDPETARDFHDQTLPKEAHKTAHFCSMCGPKFCSMKITQDVRDYAGGLSDNERKALEEMSEEERRKGMAEMSEKFEEGGGRLYVSAPGAGS
- a CDS encoding NAD(P)/FAD-dependent oxidoreductase, with protein sequence MDIDAIVVGAGAVGLATGFALATQGHEVIVIDRAMGIGSGVSSRNSEVIHAGLYYPTGSLKARLCVEGRRQLYDFLDTHHVPYAKCGKLVVATHTDEEPRLDKILHQARTNDVEAMAPLTGDQARALEPNLSTTTAALLSPESGLFDSHSYMLALRGRIEDAGGQVVLGTPFIGATPLPEGGFTVRFGDEGESLTARRLIIAASLGAQKAAEAIEGYPRADIPPLFFGKGLYFSLQGKAPFERLIYPLPIPGALGTHYRRDLSGRAIFGPDLRFVDEENYDVEEDRIESFYETIRRFWPDISEGSLVSDYAGIRPKIHAEGATQPDYRIDGPDRHGLPGLVTMFGIESPGLTASLAIGQEAVKRLGG